The nucleotide window AAACTCAATAGGGGAAAGAGTACTACTCATGATCTATATTACTCAGACCCTCCAAAAATGTTGTCTCACCAGTGTCGattcctccaaaaatgcactgcTTTTGGAGGATCGTCCACAGACACTCCGTCAACATTTTTGAatagtccgagcaacatagctctTGATTGGAAGGCTTAAAAAAGATGGTTTATAACCATCAAAATAAAAACTTTGAAAACAAAAACTTCATACTAGAATATTAGCAATTATAGCAAAAACTTGAAGTCATAAATtgtacaacaataacatacacATGGAAATCCCACTAGTAGGGTctgaggagggtagagtgtacgtagaccttactcctacctcgtggaggtagagaagCTGAAAGGACCCTCGACTCAAATGCAACAAATCAAACTAGTTCATAAAAGGAAAAACGACAATAAAGAAAGCACAACAACTAATAAGGAAAACAACACAACACATTTACAACAACGACAAAATAGTATGATAATCGAGACACAATAAACAACAGAAAGCCATAAAATGTACAAGAAATAGATATCTATTAGTACTATAAGTAACATGTCAaacttgaaaagaaaaaaagggatcATCAAGAAAATGTACCTAAGTAGAAAGTCTTAGCATATTCTTCACAAATTTTCCTGCATAATTCATAAGCTTCATCAAGAAACATAGGATCAAATCTTGGATTTCTACAACACAAATATTCATTTGTAACATTTGTTTGTTTCCAAACTACTTCGCGAACGCGACGATGAGTATGAGCAATTCCTTGTACTGATAATAATTCATGAATGGATTGTTCTCTCTTCTTAGGAGAAACTGTAAGAACTTGATCAGCTCTTATTAGTAATTTTGTTTTgcattttttagatgaaaatatttcatttcttgcattaaggCAAGAATTGGATGAATAAGAAAGTGTTGCTGGACACATTTTTACAAATtgtaacaacaaaaaaagatgTGAAAAATAAGAGAGTTATGGAGATATAGTATACTTTATATATACACAAGGAACTAACAAAAATTCTCTCCATTATTAAGATATTATAATATACTAAACTCCATCTGTTCCAAAATAAGTGTCGTTTTTTTGCTCTATACTCCATTTGTTCCAAAATAAGAGTTGTTTTAGTAAAGATAACTGCTGTTTTTGGAATTTCAAGATGATAATTAGTACTCGCTTTGTTTcagtttgtttgttttattcaCTTTTAgtctatttgaaaaaaaatgtatgttTCCTTTTTGACAACTGTTTAATTCTGGCTTTacacatgacatatttaagattataagattaaaaagggtattttgatacattttacatatttttaatttaagactaCAAGATTCAAGAATCTTCTTTGCTTTTTAAAACTCTGGTTCGTAATAAGTCAAagtcagacaaacaaattaaaataaagagagTAATTCTTTTCGATTTTATCCTTATATTAAAGAACTACTTCTTTTTATTAGTGCTTAATGCTCAAGAAATATATGTTAAAAATAGgcatatgtattattttttttaatgaatgtaAGAAAAAAGCTAAAACATCACTTATTTTGATACGGAAGAAAAACAATTTGGCTGAAATTTGAGAAAAGTTGTAAAACTCAAAGTTTTATGTGCTTATTGTTGGATTTTATACACTAAAGTGCTTAAAACTTGGTCCATTTTCGTAtgctttttaatatttaatttaacttatatataccGATCATCATCGTATGAAGAATATAATATGTTATCGCaagtaacttattttatttttgaggtTACTAATCCAAATTTATATGAATAATTACTTGTAATTATCTTTTTAGTGACTTAATAATAGCATAAAAATCCATTTGCATTGACAGTATTTAAACTCTTTACTACTTTCTTTAAGTATTTTTGAGACTCGCTAGATGAGAAATtataatttcctttttggtGTGGCCTATAAGTTTTGAGGTCAGATCGTTGAATAAGCCACTAATACTTGCATCAAAATAAGCTATCTACATCGCCTTTTCTGATTCTTACTTAAATGTGAAATGATTTGTATAtcgaaatattcattttatgctttggacttaaaaaagaaaatgctCTTTTAGGCTATGATTATTGTTCTTTTGGTCTCTTAGTCTGATTATTAATCATGTCATTTTATTATGTGAAGTATCCTATATAGGGACATGCCACTCATAACCTGACAAATTGCATGTTCATATTAGACAGAGTCAGAATATGAAgtttatgaattcaaaattttattccgtttaagttatttaattttaaagtaataatttatacatatttgataaatttcttGAGATAAATATAATGAGTTTGGAGTAAAGCTAACAGGTTCATCCGAACTTGTAACCTGTATTCTAGGAATCAAATccaaaataactaattaaaaataaaatttttttatctatctATCCCGTACCGAACATAGAGTACTTTAAAAGCCtgcaattaaaattatattatttctcATAGTTCTAAGTTAGATATACATAGTATTGTTGGTATTAGAGTTACAATGCTTATTCCCAAAAGAtgctattttgtttttttatttatatgacaaaatgttaaaaaataattattggaaGAATCGTCCCTCATGCAAAAGTATAGAATTAATAATTAAGGATCTTGTCAACATTTGATACCTCTAACATGAAACTTTtagattttgttttcttttgataaaaaaatatgagcaaataaaaataatagagtttaatttttttatgaataaaataatatatatacattgaaATAATGCTATGTTAGAGTAAACTAAATCCATTtcaccacaaacaaaaatagGAATGTAAAAAAATCTTAGGGTTATTAATTAAGTGACAGATCAACGATGAATTTCGTAGCTAATTTATATTTGTTAAGTGGTTGAAGGAGGTCGACATCAATCTATTAGATTGAtatcattttgtattttattttacttatcttattgagttctttttctttattgttttccTAATTTAATTCGCGATGAGTTTAAATTTCGTGCACagttaatatataaatttttttgtttgtttttaattcAATGTTTGGTACTTTCGTACTAGAGCTCGATTATTTCAGATTCGTGCCGCGTAGGGCTTTATTCGGGAGAAGCGTTCCCtaccaaatattttttcataatcaGGGCTCGAACCCGAAACCTCTAGCTATATTAAAGGATAAGCAACCCATCCACTGCACCATAACCATTGATGGTTCAAGCTTGATATGATAACATGAAAAATtggtaaaaatttaattattttctattaatttaatgaatattataattattaatactCACAAAATGTTAAACTCAAGTTTGTTGGAATAATCGTCTACCAAGTAGAATTAAGGATCTTGTCTACATTTGATACCTCTAAAATGAAgcttttatattttgtttttttctgcAAATTTATGGGGGAAAAAACAATTTAGTGtgaatttttgtattaattagAAGAGTATATACATTGGAATAATTCGATTTTGTGAGTAAATTAAGTCCATTTGAAAGATGTCAACATCAATATATTATTCTCCGTTTGGAGACACATTCATGATTTTAAAGTTTATGGAATACTCTGCCTAAATTCAGATCACGCACTGCAGGGCCATGGAGCTTTGACTGTGTTTGGATCACACACTACAAGGCCCATTCGGGGGTGacgctcccaacaagattttctctaTACTCAGAGCTCAAACCCAAAACCTCTACTCTCCCACCAATGCACACAACCAGTGGCGGACCCAGAATTTTCGTtcagggggttcgaaaaataaaagtataaacgtaTAAATaagccaacaaaataaaatttcaaggaaGTAGTAGTATATAGTTTATAGGTACAAAAAGTTAGTTTCGTTACAAGAAATCTGAAACTAACATGAGTGATTATAGTGAAACAAAAAGTTAGCCCTTTACAATATGTCAATCTAGAACTAGGATGCTAAGTAGAGCAAAAAATGGagctaactagaacaaaaaaaaattagcacttCGTAATGTCTCACTCTAGGACTAGAGTGCTAACTACAAACTCCAAAAAGAGGTCAGTGCTAATACTTCTCAAGCATGTTTACAATACTATTCGACGAGGTTTCATTGCTTGAAAAAGGCTTTTACCTTTTAAGCAATAAGCATgagttttgatttttcatttcgAATTGAATGTGAGATTCAAGCATGAAGTATAAAGTATAAAACAATCAACAATAGAATATTATGGGAGATGATTTTcatatttgagttttgagttggggaagaacaagaaaatgatttagggatttgaaaagtgaaaaagttattAGCTTTTAGGAATGGGAGTATGGGAGTTGGGACCCTttaattttttgggtttaacaCCACATTTTAGCacgttttattaaaaaaaaaaaaaactgaaagtaaaaaaCGCTAACCCAGGGATTCGATCCCTAGACGTCAGGCTTAACTTTGAAGGGAGCTGCCATTGGGCTATCTCCTTCACCTTGTcattgagggggttcaaaatatatatatccacataaatcCAGAAAATTCACcttatatatagtgtaatttttttttgagggggttcgggtgaaccccctgggcaacacgtgggtccgcccctgcacacaacccatgttggtgaATTCAAGTtagtaatatataataataactgaattcataattgaatattttagtgaatttttaatatatatgaataaaaattattgggttttgGGTTAACATGAATTCGTAATTAAAACTGTAGATCCATTGTTGAGTGGATACCCTTATGAAATGATCAATCAACTTTATTCTAGATGAATTTAAACTTTATGcacaataaatatattattttttattacgaTATACTATTATAAcgtacaataaatattataataagaTAACGTATAACTCAAGGAGATTGGAAAATGATAGAGATAGAATATTAATTGGCCAATAAATGATGATTATATTATGATTCTTAGTTTGGAAATACTCTATATTtgcaaagaaattaaaattccATGTTGACCATATATTAGGTTGTACTTAAGCTCGTGATTAATAATCTTTATTAGATGGATAATTAATCGAAAGACTTGAGCAACCGTCGAACGATGTGCTTATTGATCTTGTATAACAATCAGTCAATCACTATACAAATACAAAGCGAATCGCTCTTCTATTATACGAATAAAATATTGCTTTTCGTGAAAATATGTTATGATTATAATATCCTCATGCAATAGTGGTGAGTTTCACACACTCTAAGCCTAATTTTACGAGCGATTAGAAAATCAGATACGATGTAAGTGTTCACCACCCAACTTACCCTACCCTACCACCTATAGGCGATCGTCTTACGACCACATATACTTGTGCATTGTTATATactttttcactttagaaacaattgaatttaaaataaaaaaattatgtaaactTTGAAGCACAACAAAGCGTTTGTAGTCCAACGGTTAGGATAATTGCCTTCCAAGCAATAGACCCGGGTTCGACTCCCGGCAGAcgcatttttattttatagacgTAACTTTGGCACGGAATCTTACAATCAAATATAATCCAGTTTCCCATAGACTCTCTGCTCAAGTATAGAAATATCGAAAAACAAGTGTATAAAACAAATATGTCGATTCTATACATCTTTCTGTTCTGTTATTACTCTGTATAAGCTATACATGAATGTGCAATATGAGTATAGTATCATTTGTTCTCTCTTAAACCTCCTGTTATCGGTACGAAAGCAGCCAAAATAACGGATACCTTAGACAGTAGAAATCCGATCGTTCCAAGCATGAGATCTTGAGGTGTCAGCACTCTGGCAACGTCTCCGAGAGCATATTTTGCTGCAACAGTTGTAACTGCAAGAGCTAATACTATGTTCAACACTGAGCCTTTGAATTCTTTATCAGTTTGATCAAGTGTTTGTGTTCTGTTACTTGGAGTCAGTTCTGAAGATGGTATACCGTCAACAGATCTCTGCACGAGTAATAGATAGAGGAATCCTCCGATACCACCTGTTAAGAAGGCGATTGCAGACTTATCCCCGGCTAAGAATGCAATAGACGAGCCAGCAATGGTAAGGATTGCGTCGTATAGCAATAAAGATAGCTTCAAATCTGTGTATTCCTTCATTGTGTCTTCGTTTGATATGTTCTGAGTACTAATGGAAGATGATGGCGAAGTTTTCTCACTTAATGACACAATGTTGTCCTCGGAAAACTCAGTAACAGAACATGGTCTAAACTCCATCATGGAACTATCACTTTTCTCACCGAGCAAGACATCCTCGATATCAAAGTCATACTGGATGGCTGTACAGTCTGATAAATTCTTCTCATTTCCTACCAATGCAGAATTTAGAAGGGAAATGACGGTTACGTTCATGCCTCCGAGTCTCCACTGACCTGCTTATTCATATTGGCACGAAAATTTAGAAACTGTTGGGCTACATGttcatttatttcctttttgatGCTTAAAATATGCATAATAGTAATCAAACAAATGCTTCacagctatgttgctcggactcttcaaaaatgttgagCAGTTTTTCCAATGCTTGATGAGCTTTTACTGGAGAGTAATCGGGATTCTTACTGATTTGAGACAGATTcagacatttttgaagagtccgagcagtTCGGAAAATATCATATGCCAGCCAGATGTACTTTTCTAGACAAAAAGATCACATCTCGATCCTTATAAGAATTGATCTTACATGCTATGTCAGTTGGACTCTTCAGAAATGTCGACAGTTgcatgtcggatcctccaaaagtagtgcattttggTGACGATCCGACACGAatgcaacaacatttttttgaaaagtccgagcaacatagcttaCATGTACGTCACTTAGTTGGAAATACTGACCTGATTCTGGACTAATCCAAACAGCTGCAAGTTTTCCAAGTTTAGGTCCCTCAAATATGAACTCATCTAAGGAACCTCTTCGGAATTGGAGAAGATCAGAATCCTGTGACTGCACAGAACGGACGTTCTCCAGACCAGCCGATATCCTCTGTAAGATTGAGTCACCATTTTCATCTATCAAACAAAGCAGGACTTCAGAGTTTATATCGGTAAGATCTGATCCATATGCATTACTCGTTTGCAGCTTGACTTGGTAAATCGAATTGGATCTATCCAATTTCGAATGATTGAGCAATGTTTCCAGCGACCATTCTCCACAGAATTTCACGTTACTGGCTGGTAAAAGGCGGGAAGGTTTTACATAGTCCCGAAAATCTGAAAAATCAGTTAGCATGATTAATCATTAAAGTGAGAAGATGAAACAATAACGGAAGCTAAAACGAGTGAATGAAATATAAGGTGTTCGAAAaacaaaaatgtgaaaaatttATTAAGTAAAGTCTCGACTAAGAAGTCTTCCAACACTTCTCTCCGTTCCTTCAAATCATGCAGAGTATATAACTTAAGTTTAAAGCAAATTCATTTACCAATCAATAGGCGCTC belongs to Solanum stenotomum isolate F172 chromosome 1, ASM1918654v1, whole genome shotgun sequence and includes:
- the LOC125847213 gene encoding uncharacterized protein LOC125847213 produces the protein MESLFIKNLIFATQIAVPKSNSINPIRIRRICSSSWKIHVKKSDFQDFRDYVKPSRLLPASNVKFCGEWSLETLLNHSKLDRSNSIYQVKLQTSNAYGSDLTDINSEVLLCLIDENGDSILQRISAGLENVRSVQSQDSDLLQFRRGSLDEFIFEGPKLGKLAAVWISPESGQWRLGGMNVTVISLLNSALVGNEKNLSDCTAIQYDFDIEDVLLGEKSDSSMMEFRPCSVTEFSEDNIVSLSEKTSPSSSISTQNISNEDTMKEYTDLKLSLLLYDAILTIAGSSIAFLAGDKSAIAFLTGGIGGFLYLLLVQRSVDGIPSSELTPSNRTQTLDQTDKEFKGSVLNIVLALAVTTVAAKYALGDVARVLTPQDLMLGTIGFLLSKVSVILAAFVPITGGLRENK